In a genomic window of Aeromicrobium panaciterrae:
- the paaA gene encoding 1,2-phenylacetyl-CoA epoxidase subunit PaaA, translated as MQDTAELGDPEFLALLDNEGRIEPRDAMPDAYRKTLIRQIAQHAHSEIIGMQPEGNWITRAPSLHRKAILLAKVQDEAGHGLYLYAAAETLGIDRSELLDALHEGRQKYSSIFNYPTTSWADIGAIGWLVDGAAIVNQVPLCRCSYGPYARAMIRICKEESFHQRQGFDLLLTLSNGTPAQHAMAQDAVNRWWWPSLMMFGPPDEASPNSARSTRWGIKRFSNDELRQRFVDIAVPQSEALGLTIPDPDLRWNVDRDHYDFGEIDFSELFDVIAGKGYCNDERMERRTSAHNDGEWVREAAMAYAAKKTEAAA; from the coding sequence GTGCAGGACACAGCAGAGCTCGGCGATCCTGAGTTCCTCGCACTGCTCGACAACGAAGGCCGCATCGAGCCACGCGACGCGATGCCCGACGCGTACCGCAAGACCCTGATTCGACAGATCGCCCAGCACGCGCATTCGGAGATCATCGGCATGCAGCCGGAGGGCAACTGGATCACCCGCGCTCCGAGCCTGCACCGCAAGGCGATCCTGCTCGCCAAGGTGCAGGACGAAGCCGGCCACGGCCTCTACCTGTACGCCGCCGCCGAGACGCTCGGCATAGACCGCTCAGAACTTCTCGACGCACTGCACGAAGGCCGACAGAAGTACTCCTCGATCTTCAACTACCCCACCACGAGCTGGGCTGACATCGGCGCAATCGGTTGGCTCGTCGACGGTGCAGCCATCGTCAACCAAGTACCGCTATGCCGCTGCTCGTACGGTCCGTATGCACGGGCGATGATCCGCATCTGCAAGGAGGAGTCGTTCCACCAGCGCCAGGGATTCGACCTGCTCCTCACGCTCAGCAATGGCACTCCTGCGCAGCATGCGATGGCCCAAGACGCCGTGAACCGCTGGTGGTGGCCGAGCCTGATGATGTTCGGCCCACCTGACGAAGCGTCGCCCAACTCCGCACGGTCGACCCGTTGGGGCATCAAACGGTTCAGCAATGACGAGCTGCGCCAGCGCTTCGTCGACATCGCCGTTCCTCAGTCCGAGGCGCTCGGGCTCACAATTCCCGACCCTGACCTGCGGTGGAACGTCGACCGCGACCACTACGACTTCGGCGAGATCGACTTCTCCGAGCTGTTCGACGTCATCGCGGGCAAGGGCTACTGCAACGACGAGCGCATGGAGCGCCGTACGTCAGCGCACAACGACGGCGAATGGGTACGCGAGGCCGCCATGGCCTACGCCGCCAAGAAAACCGAGGCAGCAGCATGA
- a CDS encoding EAL domain-containing protein, translating to MGKSQMLGGDDEGRVLRQIIEATPNAMVMVNEFGLITLVNSQTEHQFGYSREELLSMTVDRLIPDRFRPRHKGFREGFFDNPDTRSMGAGRDLFGLHSDGREFPIEIGLNPVIIDDRPQVLASIIDITERKRAEERLLHVVEAAPNAMIMVNSLGHIVLVNTQTERSFGYSRDELLSMNIEDLIPTRFKAKHDGYRMGYFHNPDRREMGAGRELFGRRKDGSEIPVEIGLNPIQVLDEQHVLASVIDITERLVVQATESAERADRLRRSILDSLPFSIIATDSNGLIVTANPAAERLLHAERNELVGSRISEIRDGRLDQVPLLAVRTHGVDEREVEYHRRDGVDVPVNEAISLIVDEVGEVTGYLAVAYDITQRKEAEAFIRHMAHYDFLTDLPNRTMLFTRLDAELERAAREKTGLAVIMLDLDHFKRVNDSLGHHIGDELLLQMAARLRSEVRTNDLVSRFGGDEFVLVFTDVQSAEELTERITALLELIPEPLICNGHELIVSASLGGSLFPQNGSDSTTLIKHADTAMYHAKSAARNSFQWFRDSMLDETNDKLVMAAALRHALDRGEITVAYQPEINLTSGEVVGLEALARWNDIDGSEIPPDRFIPVAEDNGLIIRLGEHILRTACADAMRISESLGRPMRLAVNVSPRQLRDKEWLTVLKRALADSGLSGNQLELEITEGIFMEDPRTVVEMLNTVRALGVAIVVDDFGTGFSSLAYLTRFPIDKIKIDRSFIHDLVDSSADAAIVDTIIVMAHTLGMTVVAEGVETEQQEIYLRAKGCDQAQGFRYSRAVPVEQFAAAIS from the coding sequence ATGGGTAAATCGCAGATGCTGGGTGGCGACGACGAAGGTCGTGTGCTGCGACAAATCATCGAGGCGACTCCAAATGCCATGGTCATGGTCAACGAGTTCGGATTGATCACCCTCGTCAACTCGCAGACCGAGCACCAGTTCGGTTACAGCCGCGAAGAGTTGCTGTCGATGACGGTCGACCGTCTCATCCCTGACCGGTTCCGTCCGCGGCACAAGGGATTTCGCGAAGGGTTCTTCGACAACCCCGACACGCGTTCGATGGGCGCTGGTCGTGACCTGTTCGGCCTGCACAGTGATGGTCGCGAGTTCCCGATCGAGATCGGGCTCAACCCGGTCATTATCGATGACCGACCGCAGGTGCTCGCATCGATCATCGACATCACCGAGCGCAAGCGAGCCGAAGAGCGCCTCCTGCACGTCGTCGAGGCAGCCCCCAACGCCATGATCATGGTCAACTCCCTCGGACACATCGTGCTGGTCAACACGCAGACCGAGAGATCGTTCGGCTACTCGCGTGACGAGCTGCTCAGCATGAACATTGAGGACCTCATCCCCACCCGCTTCAAGGCCAAGCACGACGGCTATCGCATGGGCTACTTCCACAACCCTGACCGCCGAGAGATGGGCGCCGGACGTGAGCTGTTCGGGCGCCGCAAGGACGGCAGCGAGATCCCGGTCGAGATCGGACTCAACCCGATCCAGGTGCTGGATGAGCAACACGTACTGGCCTCGGTCATTGACATCACCGAGCGCCTCGTCGTGCAAGCGACGGAGAGTGCAGAGCGAGCTGACCGGCTGCGGCGCTCGATCCTCGACAGTCTGCCGTTCAGCATCATCGCCACCGATTCAAACGGGCTCATCGTCACGGCCAACCCGGCGGCCGAGCGTTTGCTTCATGCCGAGCGCAATGAGCTCGTCGGGTCGCGCATCTCCGAGATCCGTGACGGCAGGCTCGATCAGGTCCCGTTGCTCGCAGTGCGTACGCATGGTGTTGATGAGCGCGAGGTCGAGTATCACCGCAGGGACGGGGTCGACGTACCGGTCAATGAGGCGATCTCGCTGATCGTCGACGAAGTCGGAGAAGTAACCGGATACCTCGCAGTCGCGTACGACATCACGCAACGCAAGGAAGCCGAGGCGTTCATTCGGCACATGGCGCACTACGACTTCCTGACCGATCTGCCAAACCGCACCATGCTGTTCACCCGTCTCGACGCCGAGCTCGAACGTGCCGCTCGTGAGAAAACCGGGCTCGCGGTCATCATGCTCGATCTCGACCACTTCAAGCGCGTCAATGACTCCCTGGGACACCACATCGGCGACGAGCTGCTGCTGCAGATGGCAGCACGCTTGCGCAGTGAGGTTCGCACCAACGATCTCGTGTCCCGATTCGGAGGCGACGAGTTCGTCCTCGTCTTCACCGATGTGCAATCAGCAGAGGAGCTGACCGAACGAATCACGGCGTTGCTTGAGCTGATCCCCGAGCCGCTGATCTGCAACGGCCACGAGCTCATTGTCAGTGCGAGCCTGGGTGGCTCGCTGTTCCCACAGAACGGCTCCGACTCGACCACGTTGATCAAGCACGCTGACACCGCGATGTATCACGCGAAGTCTGCGGCCAGAAACTCGTTTCAGTGGTTCCGCGACTCCATGCTCGACGAGACCAACGACAAGCTGGTGATGGCAGCAGCTCTGCGCCATGCCCTGGATCGCGGCGAAATCACGGTGGCATACCAGCCCGAAATCAACCTGACGAGCGGTGAAGTCGTCGGGCTGGAGGCGTTGGCTCGCTGGAACGATATTGATGGCTCGGAGATCCCGCCAGATCGCTTCATTCCGGTCGCGGAAGACAACGGACTGATCATTCGGCTCGGTGAACACATCCTGCGTACGGCGTGTGCGGACGCCATGCGAATCTCTGAGTCGCTTGGCCGACCGATGCGGTTGGCCGTCAACGTGTCCCCGCGTCAGCTCCGCGACAAGGAATGGCTGACCGTACTCAAGCGGGCGCTGGCCGATTCGGGCCTCTCCGGCAACCAACTTGAGCTGGAAATCACCGAGGGCATCTTCATGGAAGATCCCCGTACGGTCGTCGAGATGTTGAACACCGTTCGGGCGCTGGGAGTCGCGATCGTGGTCGATGACTTCGGTACGGGCTTCTCGAGCCTCGCCTATCTGACCCGGTTCCCGATCGACAAGATCAAGATTGATCGCTCGTTCATCCACGATCTGGTCGACAGCTCCGCTGACGCCGCAATCGTTGACACCATCATCGTCATGGCGCACACGCTGGGCATGACCGTGGTGGCTGAGGGTGTCGAGACCGAGCAGCAAGAGATCTATCTGCGCGCCAAGGGGTGCGATCAGGCGCAGGGCTTCCGCTACAGCCGCGCGGTACCTGTTGAGCAGTTTGCCGCCGCGATCTCCTAG
- a CDS encoding TetR/AcrR family transcriptional regulator has protein sequence MTRPRYDLELLLDVAIEEFTKRGYDGTSIEHLSAATGLSKSSLYHHVDGKEHILRLGLERAVTPLLGLLDEPEAREGKAIDRLTYVLRRQIAILADQLAAVTLLLRVRGNTETELWALEQRRTFDAFVADLVRAGVAEGDLRGDLDPTVVARLLSGTVNSLTEWYRPGHGSLSADALADTMLSSSLAGLRT, from the coding sequence ATGACGCGTCCCCGGTACGACCTCGAGTTGCTTCTCGACGTCGCGATCGAGGAGTTCACCAAGCGCGGCTACGACGGAACCAGCATCGAGCACCTCTCAGCCGCAACAGGCCTGTCCAAGTCGTCGCTCTATCACCACGTCGACGGCAAGGAGCACATCCTGCGCCTCGGCCTCGAGCGCGCGGTCACTCCCCTGCTCGGCCTGCTCGACGAGCCGGAGGCCCGCGAGGGCAAGGCGATCGACCGGCTGACGTACGTGCTGCGGCGCCAGATCGCGATCCTCGCCGATCAGCTCGCCGCCGTGACACTGCTCCTCCGCGTACGCGGCAACACTGAGACCGAGCTCTGGGCACTGGAGCAACGGCGTACGTTCGACGCCTTCGTCGCCGATCTCGTACGCGCCGGTGTCGCCGAAGGTGACCTGCGGGGAGACCTCGACCCAACGGTCGTCGCTCGACTGCTCTCGGGCACCGTCAACTCGCTGACCGAGTGGTACCGCCCCGGTCACGGCTCCCTCAGCGCCGACGCCCTCGCCGACACCATGCTGTCCTCGAGCCTCGCCGGTCTGCGCACCTAA
- a CDS encoding queuosine precursor transporter, with protein MSSQATSPKPETEIHYASRGSSYFDVLLAVFCVVLVVSNIAATKGTQFFSGDVSLGPVQIIPVFSDGGAVLFPLAYIIGDVISEVYGLKAARRAIFVGFGTAIMAFVTFLIVIQLPSAEFYDNQDAFESVVWSGVQIVAASLIAYVVGQFLNSYVLVKMKARSAEPGLWRRLAGSTGVGEAADTFIFCAIAATAIGIEKPGDFVNYFVVGFLFKCAVELLVMPLTMLVIRVLKDREETYWAPSVP; from the coding sequence ATGAGTTCACAGGCAACCTCACCAAAACCTGAGACCGAGATCCACTACGCATCGCGCGGATCGTCGTACTTCGACGTCCTGCTCGCGGTGTTCTGCGTCGTGCTCGTCGTCTCCAACATCGCCGCGACCAAGGGCACGCAATTCTTCTCCGGAGACGTGTCGCTCGGACCGGTGCAGATCATCCCGGTCTTCTCCGACGGCGGCGCGGTGCTGTTCCCACTCGCGTACATCATCGGCGACGTCATCTCGGAGGTCTACGGGCTGAAGGCGGCTCGTCGCGCGATCTTCGTCGGCTTTGGCACCGCGATCATGGCGTTCGTGACGTTCCTGATCGTCATCCAGCTGCCGAGCGCAGAGTTCTACGACAACCAGGACGCGTTCGAGAGCGTCGTCTGGTCCGGCGTACAGATCGTCGCCGCGTCCCTGATCGCGTACGTCGTGGGTCAGTTCCTCAACTCGTACGTGCTGGTCAAAATGAAGGCGCGATCGGCTGAGCCCGGGCTGTGGCGTCGGCTGGCCGGATCGACTGGCGTCGGTGAAGCGGCAGACACGTTCATCTTCTGCGCGATTGCCGCGACGGCCATCGGCATCGAGAAGCCTGGCGACTTCGTGAACTACTTCGTCGTCGGCTTCCTGTTCAAGTGCGCTGTCGAGCTGCTCGTCATGCCCCTGACCATGCTCGTGATCCGCGTACTCAAGGACCGTGAAGAGACCTACTGGGCCCCTTCCGTCCCCTAG
- the paaB gene encoding 1,2-phenylacetyl-CoA epoxidase subunit PaaB — protein MSGLPLWEVFVRPKRGVSHVHAGSLHASDAESALRNARDVYTRRGEGVSIWVVPAAEVTASSPDEKEAWFDPAADKIYRHPTFYDVPDGVEHL, from the coding sequence ATGAGCGGATTGCCCCTCTGGGAGGTCTTCGTACGCCCCAAGCGCGGGGTCTCCCACGTCCACGCCGGCAGCCTGCACGCCTCCGACGCCGAGAGTGCCCTCCGCAACGCCCGCGATGTCTACACGCGCCGCGGCGAAGGCGTGTCGATCTGGGTCGTGCCGGCCGCCGAAGTCACGGCGAGCAGCCCGGACGAGAAGGAAGCCTGGTTCGACCCCGCCGCCGACAAGATCTACCGCCACCCCACGTTCTACGACGTGCCCGATGGGGTTGAGCACCTGTGA
- a CDS encoding geranylgeranyl reductase family protein, giving the protein MRNLPTRTDVLVVGAGPAGAAAAAWTARLGMETVLADAATFPRDKTCGDGLTPRAIAEMERLGLGEWVRSHGTNRGLRAAGFGQELLLPWPGGSLPDYGSAVPRTELDDKIFRVAIEAGANPLEGARAVDAERDASGKVISVTFHLGKDKTPHTIACDRLIVADGVRSPLGRVLGREWHRETAYGVAGRSYVKSGRSDDPWISSHLELRGEDNELLPGYGWIFPLSDGEVNLGVGALATSKRPADLQIRPLMEYYATLRREEWDLSGELRMPTSALLPMGGAVSGVAGPNWILIGDAAGCVNPLNGEGIDYGMETGRVGAELMAAQTDLQDAWPALLTHHYGEAFSIARRLAGLITVPRLLPTAGPIGMRSHTLMTFALRVMGNFVTDEDHDFTARLWRWAGRQSVRLDDRPPFTS; this is encoded by the coding sequence ATGAGAAACCTGCCGACGCGTACCGACGTTCTCGTCGTCGGTGCCGGACCCGCAGGTGCGGCGGCCGCAGCGTGGACCGCACGGCTCGGCATGGAGACCGTACTCGCCGATGCGGCGACGTTCCCGCGCGACAAGACCTGCGGCGACGGCCTCACCCCGCGCGCGATCGCCGAGATGGAGCGACTCGGACTCGGCGAGTGGGTACGCAGCCACGGCACCAACCGCGGACTGCGTGCTGCCGGCTTCGGTCAGGAGCTGCTGCTCCCCTGGCCCGGCGGCTCATTGCCCGACTACGGCTCAGCCGTTCCGCGTACGGAGCTGGACGACAAGATCTTCCGCGTCGCCATCGAGGCCGGGGCCAACCCGCTCGAAGGTGCGCGCGCTGTCGACGCCGAGCGAGACGCCAGCGGCAAGGTCATCTCGGTGACGTTCCACCTCGGCAAGGACAAGACGCCGCACACCATCGCGTGCGATCGGCTGATCGTCGCCGACGGCGTTCGTTCGCCGCTCGGGCGTGTGCTCGGTCGCGAGTGGCACCGCGAGACCGCCTACGGAGTGGCCGGCCGCTCGTACGTGAAGTCCGGCCGCAGCGACGACCCCTGGATCTCCTCGCACCTCGAGCTGCGCGGCGAGGACAACGAACTGCTGCCCGGATACGGCTGGATCTTCCCCTTGTCCGATGGCGAGGTCAATCTCGGCGTCGGCGCTCTCGCAACGTCCAAACGGCCTGCTGACCTGCAGATACGCCCACTGATGGAGTACTACGCGACCCTCCGCCGCGAGGAGTGGGACCTCAGCGGCGAGCTTCGTATGCCGACCAGCGCGCTGCTTCCGATGGGCGGCGCCGTCTCAGGCGTTGCAGGTCCCAACTGGATCCTGATCGGCGATGCCGCGGGCTGCGTCAACCCGCTCAACGGCGAAGGCATCGACTACGGCATGGAGACCGGTCGCGTCGGCGCCGAGCTGATGGCTGCCCAGACCGATCTGCAGGACGCCTGGCCCGCGCTCCTCACACACCACTACGGCGAGGCATTCTCGATCGCCCGCCGACTCGCAGGCCTGATCACCGTGCCCCGCCTCCTGCCAACGGCCGGTCCGATCGGCATGCGTTCGCACACGCTGATGACATTCGCCCTTCGCGTGATGGGCAACTTCGTCACCGACGAGGACCACGACTTCACCGCGCGCCTGTGGCGCTGGGCCGGTCGCCAGTCCGTGCGCCTCGACGACCGTCCGCCGTTCACCTCATGA
- the paaC gene encoding 1,2-phenylacetyl-CoA epoxidase subunit PaaC, with amino-acid sequence MILELADDALILSHRCSEWLTRSPEIELDIAFGNIGLDLLGQARSLYALVGDEDQLAYHRDAPEWRNCTLVELPNGDFAFSMMRLLSFASYECALFRTDPGTDELRAIYAKAAKEAAYHLEHAEAWVLRLGDGTDVSHARMQEAADTVWPLLTELCSPAPEVEEAVRTQLASILTTATLTVPNAAADTQRGEHTPHLTELLDEMQALAREHEGATW; translated from the coding sequence GTGATCCTCGAACTCGCCGACGACGCGCTGATCCTGTCGCACCGCTGCAGCGAATGGCTGACCCGCTCTCCAGAGATCGAGCTCGACATTGCCTTCGGCAATATCGGTCTTGACCTGCTCGGACAAGCCCGAAGCCTGTACGCCTTGGTTGGCGACGAGGACCAGCTCGCCTACCACCGCGATGCCCCTGAGTGGCGCAACTGCACGCTGGTTGAACTCCCCAACGGAGACTTCGCGTTCTCGATGATGCGCCTGCTCTCCTTTGCGTCCTACGAATGCGCGCTGTTCCGTACGGATCCCGGCACCGACGAACTGCGAGCGATCTACGCCAAAGCAGCCAAGGAGGCGGCCTATCACCTCGAGCACGCCGAAGCCTGGGTCCTTCGGCTCGGCGACGGGACCGATGTCTCCCATGCCCGTATGCAGGAAGCCGCCGACACCGTATGGCCTCTGCTCACCGAGCTCTGCTCACCAGCACCCGAGGTCGAAGAAGCCGTACGTACACAGCTCGCCAGCATCCTGACCACCGCCACGCTCACCGTCCCGAACGCCGCCGCGGATACGCAGCGCGGCGAACACACTCCTCACCTGACTGAACTGCTCGACGAGATGCAGGCGCTGGCCCGTGAGCACGAGGGCGCGACATGGTGA
- a CDS encoding 2Fe-2S iron-sulfur cluster-binding protein: MFHALRVSAIDELTADSVALTLDVPDDLRDEFAFEPGQHVIIGLDGLERRTYSLCTAPGSGRWQIGVKRLPGGAFSESRLAALQPGDTIDVMAPTGSFGPRSHAEHVGLIAAGSGITPILSIARAALAAGGSVTLLYASRNEQAVMFLDDLADLKDTYPERFHLVHVFSRQQTESELLSGRLDGDRLKRILGELVEPKTDWYLCGPLDMVTELAATLESAGATSVHRELFHVDDAPPPPRPADAFVDGGPAVTATLDGRTSAYTLTPEDDSVLAGLLRVRPEAPFACRGGVCGTCRAKVLDGAVEMRHNYALEPDELEAGHVLTCQSWPTTPDVTLSYE; the protein is encoded by the coding sequence ATGTTCCACGCCCTGCGCGTCTCCGCTATCGACGAGCTCACCGCAGACTCCGTCGCCCTGACACTCGATGTTCCTGACGACCTCCGGGATGAGTTCGCGTTCGAACCGGGTCAGCACGTGATCATCGGTCTGGACGGACTCGAGCGACGCACGTACTCGCTCTGCACCGCACCCGGCTCAGGCCGCTGGCAGATCGGCGTCAAACGCCTGCCAGGCGGAGCGTTCTCCGAGTCTCGCCTCGCGGCGTTGCAACCCGGCGACACGATCGATGTCATGGCACCGACCGGTTCGTTCGGTCCAAGGTCGCACGCCGAGCATGTTGGACTCATCGCCGCAGGTAGCGGCATCACGCCGATCCTGTCGATTGCCCGCGCAGCGCTCGCAGCGGGCGGCTCCGTCACCCTCTTGTACGCGAGTCGCAACGAGCAGGCGGTGATGTTCCTCGATGATCTCGCTGACCTGAAGGACACCTACCCCGAGCGCTTTCACCTGGTCCACGTGTTCAGCCGCCAGCAGACCGAATCGGAGTTGCTCTCCGGGCGACTGGACGGTGACCGACTCAAGCGCATCCTCGGCGAACTCGTAGAGCCAAAGACCGACTGGTACCTCTGCGGCCCGCTCGACATGGTCACCGAGCTCGCGGCGACTCTCGAATCAGCAGGGGCGACCAGCGTCCACCGCGAGCTGTTCCACGTCGACGACGCTCCCCCGCCGCCACGCCCCGCCGACGCTTTCGTCGATGGCGGTCCTGCCGTCACGGCCACTCTCGACGGCCGCACCAGCGCGTACACACTCACGCCCGAGGACGACTCCGTGCTTGCTGGTCTCCTGCGTGTACGGCCTGAGGCGCCCTTCGCCTGTCGCGGCGGCGTCTGCGGAACCTGCAGGGCCAAGGTGCTGGATGGCGCAGTGGAGATGCGGCACAACTACGCACTGGAGCCCGATGAGCTCGAGGCGGGCCACGTGCTCACCTGCCAGAGCTGGCCGACTACGCCCGACGTGACGCTGTCGTACGAATAG
- a CDS encoding FAD-binding dehydrogenase has translation MDADVIVVGAGLAGLVATAELVEAGRKVILVDQEGEQGIGGQAFWSFGGLFFVDSPQQRRMGIKDSVELAMQDWMGSAQFDRDEDKWPRQWAEAYVNFAAGEKRSWLKERGHSVFPVVGWAERGGGLAGGHGNSVPRFHITWGTGPGIVEPFEKIVREGHDKGLVQFAFRHQVDELLTTNGAVTGVRGQVLEPTDAERAAPTSRTSIGEFSLTAQAVIVTSGGIGGNHELVRKNWPDRLGTPPTHMISGVPAHVDGRMLDIAEQAGASHINRDRMWHYVEGIKNWDPIWPKHGIRILPGPSSIWLDGAGQRLPIPGLPGFDTLGTLKLLRQSGHDHSWFVLSQAIIEKEFALSGQEQNPDLTGKSVKTLLKERLSKGATSPVEAFKEKGEDFIVADTIEELVEGMNKLTPDSPVSLDDVRRQVEERDRELDNEFTKDLQIAAMRQARAYRGDKLIRVATPHKILDPKKGPLIAVRLHVLTRKSLGGLETNLDSAVIGTDGSPVDGLYAAGEVAGFGGGGVHGYNSLEGTFLGGCIFSGRAAGRAAVKQTG, from the coding sequence ATGGACGCAGATGTGATCGTTGTAGGCGCCGGCCTCGCCGGATTGGTTGCCACCGCGGAGCTCGTCGAGGCGGGCCGCAAGGTGATTCTGGTCGACCAAGAAGGCGAGCAGGGCATCGGCGGCCAGGCCTTCTGGTCGTTCGGCGGGCTCTTCTTCGTCGACTCCCCACAGCAGCGTCGGATGGGCATCAAGGACTCCGTCGAGCTCGCGATGCAGGACTGGATGGGTAGCGCCCAGTTCGACCGCGACGAGGACAAATGGCCCCGTCAGTGGGCCGAGGCGTACGTCAACTTTGCGGCTGGCGAGAAACGATCGTGGCTCAAGGAACGCGGCCACAGTGTGTTTCCCGTCGTCGGATGGGCCGAGCGTGGCGGTGGCCTTGCGGGCGGTCACGGCAACTCGGTCCCTCGCTTCCACATCACCTGGGGCACCGGCCCCGGCATCGTCGAGCCGTTCGAGAAGATCGTCCGCGAAGGGCACGACAAGGGGCTCGTCCAGTTCGCGTTCCGTCACCAGGTCGATGAGCTGCTCACCACGAACGGCGCAGTAACTGGCGTACGCGGTCAGGTCCTCGAGCCGACTGACGCCGAACGCGCAGCCCCCACCTCCCGTACGTCGATCGGCGAGTTCTCGCTGACCGCTCAGGCCGTGATCGTCACCTCGGGTGGCATCGGCGGCAACCACGAGCTCGTACGCAAGAACTGGCCCGACCGCCTCGGCACACCGCCAACGCACATGATCTCCGGCGTACCCGCGCACGTCGACGGCCGCATGCTCGACATCGCTGAGCAAGCCGGCGCGAGCCACATCAACCGCGACCGTATGTGGCACTACGTCGAGGGCATCAAGAACTGGGACCCGATCTGGCCCAAGCACGGCATCCGCATCCTGCCCGGCCCGTCGTCGATCTGGCTCGATGGCGCGGGTCAGCGTCTCCCGATTCCCGGGCTCCCCGGCTTCGACACGCTCGGCACTCTCAAGTTGCTGCGCCAGAGCGGCCACGACCACTCGTGGTTCGTGCTCAGCCAGGCGATCATCGAGAAGGAGTTCGCCCTCTCAGGCCAGGAGCAGAACCCCGACCTCACTGGCAAGAGTGTCAAGACGCTGCTCAAGGAGCGCCTTTCCAAGGGGGCAACCAGCCCTGTCGAGGCGTTCAAGGAGAAGGGCGAGGACTTCATCGTCGCCGACACGATCGAAGAGCTCGTGGAAGGCATGAACAAGCTGACGCCCGACTCCCCCGTGAGCCTCGATGACGTACGTCGTCAGGTCGAAGAGCGGGATCGCGAGCTCGACAACGAGTTCACGAAGGACCTCCAGATCGCGGCCATGCGTCAGGCCCGGGCCTACCGCGGCGACAAGCTGATCCGCGTCGCCACACCGCACAAGATCCTTGATCCCAAGAAGGGACCGTTGATCGCCGTACGCCTGCACGTGCTCACCCGCAAGTCACTCGGTGGCCTCGAGACCAACCTCGACTCAGCTGTGATCGGCACGGACGGGTCGCCGGTCGATGGCCTGTACGCCGCTGGTGAGGTTGCTGGATTCGGCGGCGGTGGCGTACATGGCTACAACTCGCTCGAGGGCACGTTCCTCGGTGGGTGCATCTTCAGCGGTCGCGCCGCAGGTCGGGCCGCCGTGAAGCAGACTGGCTAG
- the paaD gene encoding 1,2-phenylacetyl-CoA epoxidase subunit PaaD, producing MVTLADARTRIEAVVDPELPFVTIAELGILRDIAVDGDHVNVTITPTYSGCPAMSAIEEDIRAAMEGIDVSIKTVLSPAWTTDWMTTAGKSKLHAAGIAPPTHHAGTIPLSLSVRCPQCGSTRTSEISRFGSTSCKALWRCDDCLEPFDSFKVL from the coding sequence ATGGTGACTCTCGCCGATGCCCGTACGCGGATCGAAGCCGTCGTCGATCCTGAGCTGCCGTTCGTGACGATTGCCGAGCTCGGGATCCTGCGCGACATCGCCGTCGACGGCGATCACGTCAACGTCACGATCACGCCCACCTACTCCGGATGCCCGGCGATGTCGGCGATCGAGGAAGACATCCGCGCCGCCATGGAGGGCATCGACGTCTCCATCAAGACCGTCCTCTCCCCCGCCTGGACCACCGACTGGATGACGACAGCTGGCAAGAGCAAGCTCCACGCCGCCGGCATCGCCCCGCCGACCCACCACGCAGGCACCATCCCGCTCAGCCTGTCCGTACGTTGCCCGCAATGCGGATCGACCCGCACGAGCGAAATATCGCGCTTCGGCTCCACGAGCTGCAAAGCGCTGTGGCGTTGCGATGACTGCCTCGAACCGTTCGACTCGTTCAAGGTGCTCTGA